A single window of Rhipicephalus microplus isolate Deutch F79 chromosome 5, USDA_Rmic, whole genome shotgun sequence DNA harbors:
- the LOC119174947 gene encoding src kinase-associated phosphoprotein 2, translating to MLKFNDRVRDFVKDVNTFLSVDLHNETLSPAASSAKTELQQKLQRLCQEYPRLLLSLDITSAEQMQGWKLPRPLSSPHPYIDMQVGGVLAAPRDVPVEKSPNADDSSNDYVYSEAVLADDAPGEVAESAGAKTSKSGLSRTSSELEELAEDGPLIDIPASEMSKADKTGLLEKKGKERLGGLLSPFQKRWCAVRDGYLFLYEKPTDKRQKGQIALDMYEARPFVYASKDASKKDAAFEIVCPGKKTYQFIAFNMKDMKQWISAIEKNSQISSPISSGDLPQENPADVQQPATQPPARKLSLPNPRQELPRVPPAPISSEADRELEYEYVERPPTIPAPPEEEEPLYEDGESYFSDDTKTSSQTDEEVTSDYESWYQAIWDCHAGQPDELSFKRGDLLKVVSKEYDEHSWWVAQPRGNKGSVGFVPKTYLMAAYEKVQ from the exons ATGTTGAAGTTCAACGATCGTGTGCGGGATTTCGTTAAAG ATGTCAACACATTCCTGAGCGTAGATTTGCACAATGAGACGCTGTCGCCAGCCGCGTCGTCGGCGAAAACGGAACTTCAGCAGAAACTGCAGCGGCTGTGTCAGGAGTATCCGCGCCTCCTGCTATCCCTCGACATTACGAGCGCCGAGCAAATGCAAGGATGGAAGCTTCCTCGCCCCCTGTCGAGCCCGCACCCTTACATCGACATGCAAGTTGGAGGTGTGCTGGCTGCGCCGCGGGATGTTCCAGTGGAGAAGTCGCCGAACGCTGACGATTCAAGCAACG ATTACGTTTACTCCGAGGCTGTACTGGCGGACGACGCCCCAGGGGAAGTCGCTGAATCAGCAGGTGCAAAAACATCGAAATCGGGTCTATCGAGGACGTCATCAGAGCTTGAAGAACTGGCTGAGGATG GCCCCCTTATTGACATTCCCGCAAGTGAGATGTCCAAGGCTGACAAGACAGGGTTGCTTGAGAAAAAAGGAAAAG AGAGACTGGGAGGCCTGCTTAGCCCATTCCAAAAGCGCTGGTGTGCTGTTCGTGATGGCTACCTCTTTCTGTACGAGAAGCCAACTGATAAGCGTCAAAAGGGGCAGATAGCACTGGACATGTATGAGGCACGGCCTTTTGTGTACGCCTCCAAAGATGCTTCCAAGAAGGACGCTGCCTTTGAAATCGTCTGTCCTGGGAAGAAAACCTATCAG TTCATCGCTTTCAACATGAAAGACATGAAGCAGTGGATTTCAGCCATTGAAAAGAACAGCCAAATTTCTTCACCCATCTCAT CTGGAGATTTGCCCCAAGAAAATCCTGCGGATGTGCAGCAGCCAGCTACCCAGCCACCTGCACGCAAGTTGTCTTTGCCGAACCCTCGTCAGGAGCTTCCACGTGTGCCACCTGCACCAATCTCGTCTGAAGCAGACAGAGAGCTCGAGTATGAGTATGTCGAACGCCCGCCAACCATACCTGCTCCGCCAGAAGAAGAGGAGCCTCTTTATGAAGACGGAGAAAGCTATTTCTCGGACGACACGAAGACGAGCAGCCAGACAGATGAGGAAGTGACAAGCGACTACGAAAGCTGGTACCAGGCTATCTGGGATTGCCACGCCGGACAACCTGATGAACTTTCCTTTAAGCGTGGTGACTTGCTAAAAGTTGTCAGCAAAGAGTATGATGAACACTCTTGGTGGGTCGCCCAGCCACGTGGCAACAAGGGATCTGTGGGCTTTGTGCCAAAGACATATCTCATGGCAGCCTATGAGAAAGTGCAGTGA